The window TTGACCACGTCTTCCCCTTTGTCAACATAATCATCGCATCAttgtctaacaacaacaacaacaaaaacaacaacaacaacaacaacaacaacaataataataatattaataataataatcgtcaccatcatcgtcatcatcatcaccacatcaccatcattaccgtcatcataatgattatcaccatcgtcatcataatcattatcactaTCGTGGTGTTCGCCATCATTACCAGTATTGTAAGCATAGTCCTTGGTATCATTCTCAGTGTGCCCATCACTGCTGTTGCTTACAAACCAGGTGTAAATCTATCGTTGTGCATCTTTCGGCAGATCCTGTTCAAGGTGGAGAAACAACCAAGCTCCACAGGAGAGGTCTATGTGGTGGTCACAAAATTCATCAGACATCATAGGACAGGAGTTTGCACTATATCCCCGAGTAACGCCGTGACGTCCTCCTCCAACAGCGTGGTGAGGCCATCAGTCCTCAGCCAGCCACCAGCAGACACACAGTGCTCCATTCCATCCTCATCAGCAGCTGTCAGTACAAGTCCTGTGTCTTCACCACCAACATCCACTGCATCGGGGACGACACTGAAGGGTTCATCACACAGTCAGGACCTCTCCACGTCAGCCACACGTAAACAGGGAGAGGGGtttacataaatgtgtgtgtgtgtgtgtgtgtgtgtgtgtatgtgtgtgtgagagagagagagagagagagagagagagagagagagagaatgtgtgtgtgagagagagaaataaaaaagagagagtgacagagaaagacaataacagacagagatatagtatGTTATTGAATGGTTTACTCTGGGAAGTTAATCGAAACGTACACGAACGATATTCCATGCAAATATTGCGAACTGGAGAGTCAGACAGCAGAATTAAGAACGGCAATTAAGAATGAAACCATTGAAAAGGGGTGTATACACGAGTTGTCAGTACAGTCAGTGCCGGGAATTATACTCTCAGTCTGTCATGACCACTGCGGTGAAGACCGCGGtatcctgcctttctctcttatcttcctctttgtctcattgtccttttctttctctgcatctgtGGCAGCGTATCtgacatcatcatcctcattgtcaGCTGCGTCAGGGCTTGATGATGGAGCTGAGGACAAGCCGAGCAGCACGGTCATAGCTCTGGCAGTGGCACTGGCGGTGGCTGTTGCGGCTCTGCTCGTGGCTGTTGTGGTCATCATGTGGCTGAGGAGGAAGATACACACTGGCACGTGAGTGTTGTACAGACTCTGTTTATAGCTCTACCAGGCATTCTTTGAAGCATGGTTAACAGTGAGGTATAGAGGATGAGGTGCAATGGGGGTatggaaaaaaatcaataaacattttgaaaattaaaaaaagtatcGCAAGGTATTAAAAACGAAAAGCAGGTTGGAGGTGAAAATGTGCTGCGGTGCCTGAGAAAACAGCTGTtagtttgattttttctttcttttttgtatttttgtttccttgttttcttctttttttcttgcataATAGCGTACATTATATGTGAGTACAGTGCATTAATTTTCTTTACATATTGTTGGATAAGGGAATAAAATTATCACTTTTATTACTGGTATTGTTTGAGCAAAGagctcattattgttgtttttatcggtTTGAATTTTCTGTTCCTCTTCTACGGGTACGTGGGGAGAAGTGAGAGCCTGCTATTTATTATTCTTGTCgttgttctttgtcttttttttttttttaactaagctTTCCACATTTGTCCTCTAAGTGGctccatacattttctttccaaAGGAAAAGAGCGGAGACACGGACGATGGGAACAGATGCTATAGCTCCAACTCCCGGAACTGCTGATCCAGCTGAGGACACTGCTGGTGGTAAGTTGAAGCCTTGGTCACCACAGGGACTGTGGCTGTGTGGGCTGAGCTAGAACGAGGAGATGGGAAAGTAGCTGGCTTGTCTTCACTGTTGGATTGCAGAAACACTTCAGTGGGTTTTTCGTTTGGTCCATACATCATGTTATTTCtttcaactggtgtgtgtgtgtgtgtgtgtgtgtgtgtgtgtgtgtgtgtgtgtgtgtgtgtgtgtgtgtgtgtgtgtgtgtgtgtgtgtgtgacagagacatggCAGACAGTGATAATGGGAAAGTTGTAATTATCTATAACCTCTCGAGTGACTTTATATACATGCAGTAACCAGCTTTGTGGCTCTGTCATACATAGTGATTTGTCAAAAGACTGTCGGTAAAAGCTAAAATTgtaaaagggaaaaacaacattCAACAGATTCAGTTCGTAAAAATGATATCAAAATGTTGTTCCTTCATATTAATTGCTTTGGGAATCGGTTAAACTGCCCCATTTTATATGGGAAAGTTTTATAAGTTTACAAACCAGTATTCGACTATCTActgagtttgttttttctttgaaaactCGCTACCAGCAGTAATTTTGAGTAACAAATCACCGTTCCCATGTTGAATACATACCGAAAACAAAACCTGAAGTATTCCTCTCGttacatgttttgcttttcttttctgttttcttttttcttctttttttttttgttgtcacgaATAATGAATATCAAATATAATAAAGGACAGAATAAATCATGACGGAAATATAAAAGATATTTAGTAAATGATTCGGATGTCAACAGTCCAGTGAAAAAACCAAAGACAGCAATATTTTGCCCTGAAACATATGTTGACCAAAAGAATTATTTACTATTGCATTGACGGGGTAAATAAGAATCAAAATAGTCATCATCATGAATATTATCTTTTCTCcttctcatcattatcactaccaatattatcatcataacaTAACAATGGTGTAGGAAatcgttttaaaaaaacaacatcactcaATATCGCGTCTGTATATGTTATCCCAAAAGTGTAATTTGATTCACTGTTGACCAGAACCCGCTCCAGATGAGGCCATCGCTCCATCCCTCTACGACGTCACCGGAGAACTGAGTCCCCCTAATCATTACAGCAGTCTGCAAGGGACAGGGCATTATGACGTCATCGATACGTCAGCAACGCCTCAGTGTGACGTCAGCAAGACGGACGCAGCGTCATACTACAACGTGGGAGGGAACACACAGTCTTCCTATTACAACGTTGGAGGTCCCATTATGTCAcctgatgatgctaatgatgacgaAAAGAACGTTTATGAGGAGCAGATGTGAAACCAGGCATCGTGTTGTATTTCTAAGACAGTGATGGACAGTTTTAGAATTGCAATTTAGCGTGACCAAAATAGAACCAAAATAGAATATAAACAGTATCTCCAATTGCCTTGTGGTAATTCAGTGCTAGAAATTTCCATCTTTTCCATCATTATTTCCTTGTGTTTTACccgtagccccccccccacccccaccccccacccccaccccccctcctctccgccccccttTCTTAATATTTGtattgattcatttgtttatttatttattcatttagttacttTGCTGGCCCATTCACCTGAATATACATAATCACCACCAGTACCCTCATCACCTAATAACCCTTCATCCCAGAGAGGATCCCTGTTGCAGATATTGTATCTTTTGTTAAACTGCTTTTGTCTTATGTGTAGAATTCGACAGCTAAGCTGGAATGGACGCTATAGCTTTTCGTGTCTGCAGTATTGCGTGCTGGCACAGTCTTTTGTGTTGATTGTTTGTACCAGATGTGCTTTGGTGTAGGTGGTAGGGAGatgttgtaacttttttttttttttttttccaattactcgtttgtttgtttgtttatttgtttataaatTATCTATTTCTGTTGCATGATTTGATCAGGAAATGACGCATtgtcagtacaacacaacattaaTCTGACAATAACCACGGCCTAGTCATAGTAGTTTATGGTGATGGGAATCTAGATAAGCAGGGATGACTAGTGTCACCCACGTGGCCTTTGTTGTTGGGTCAAAAGTCTTTGGTGGTACGTGGCCAGGGTGACTCCTTCATGCAAGTGAACGTCGTGCTGTTCCTGAAAAGGCAaaggagaaaatgaaagatgTGTTGTACATAAATTAGAAGTAAATCTGTCGAAAAACAGAAATATTAGTAGATATCCACAGAAAAGCAAAACACCATTATTTTCACTGTTTCTGAAATGTCATGCTTTCCTATCGAAACATCACCGTGCCGAAACGGAGTTactgttgaacactggatcagaagtcccatcCTAGACCGATTCTACTAGGGAGTCTCCTGTTTCCTATCCTGTTTAACAGTTTCCCCATGGTCGTTCTTTTTTTAGTGTCAACCACGTGgcctttgttgttgtgtcaaaagcCTTTGGTAACACGTGGCCAAGGGTGACTCTTTGCTGTAAGTGAACGTCGTGTTGTTAGGGAAAAGGTGAAAGGGAAACGTAAAGTCAACCGATATGCTGTATCTAGTTTCGAAATAAATATGtaaagcaaaataataataaatatccgTAGGAATACAAAGCAACACTGTTTTCACTGTTTTGTAAAACGTCAGGCTTTTCAAAGagaacaacaccatgctgaaacagagtcactagtgaacactggatcagacctCCAATGCCAGACCGATTGTACCAGGAAGTCTCCAGTTTAGTATCCTGTTCAACAGGCTGTTCTCAAGGTAGTTTTGTTTGTATTATATATCTAGCTGGTCCAGTTATATAATATGTATGACAAACAGTAGGTAGTTTTCAATCAAATTAGTTGAAGGCAAATTTTGTGCTGAAATATTTATCATTTTCATATGCTTCGGACAAGAGCAGGGTATGGATTCATCATTATATGTAACaacttttcttcagttttaacgCCTTTCTACTTTAAACGACATCAGCAACATATATAACCATTTTACTATTCCCTGTATGATGTCTGTCCTGTACAAAATCTCTTGTGTCCCCACAAAACCGGCAACATTTTACAATTTCATGAACTGCCATCGACGTGTATAAACCTGTCCAATACATTTATTTATGTCTTCAACTAAATGGTTATAATTTTACTTTGAACAAATAAAGTAACATGAACACCAAGATAAATGTGTCCGTACACATGTCATTATGCGAAAAAGACACCGGTGAATGTAACAATGGTCTTTCTCTCTGGTTCGTAAGCTGAAAATATTTCATTTCTACATATTTTTGTGGTCTGTTTTAAATGCGTTGTTTTGTTTGCAGTTGTTCTAAGCTTTAGTCCTATTGTTGTATTCACTGTATGATAATTGTCATCAGGGTGATCATTAACTTCTTTTATTCATTATGTTGATTACGTACCAGAACTTATTGTCGTTCttttgatgacaacaataataacaataatgatgatgataatgataataactgaacATTTATAAgcactttcctcattgcacaaaacgctttacaatccacacacacacacacacacacacacacacacacacacacacacacacacacacacacacacacacacacacacacacacacacacacacacacacacacacacacacacattcgaaacaCACctagtcctcaactcacaatcatgcagaataaatatatatgtgcgtATACATATTCGttcatacaatacaaacatacatgcatgcatattgtCTATATCTCTTATTCGTACGTTGTGTTGTTCAATGTCAATAAAAGTCGTGTAGAAATCAAGGAAGGAAATTCTTGTCTTTTTTGTAGCAAATTGCATTTTGATTTCATAACTGTGGTGGCAAAGTTAGAATTATGTAATAAAAAATGCGCGTATGAAACGCACATGTTGCCTTCGTCAACATGAACAACGAACAACAGTCTGAAAGAGGGTCATTTCGTTCAGACTGTTGACGACGAGAAAGATATTTCCGTTTGATCAGTTCGAgtgatacatgtctgtctgtcattatgtctgtctctttatttctgtctttgtttctgtctctgcctctctttctgactctctgtctctgtatttatgtctgttgtttgcgtgcatgcatgtctgtctgtctgtctttctctttctctcactctctctctcagctgacaTGGACGGCCTTAGATTGAGAAACGTTTATTTCTATAGTTGATAATGTGTGAGGATGTCCATTTTATATCAGAGACAACGTGGCAAAACTAGACGGTATTTTTCTTTTGATAATATTTCAGTGTCAAACCAGGCCCGATAAGTACAGATACCTGCAGTGATGGTCAGTAACACTGTGTTGACTCTCAGTAAAAGGCATGAAGAAATCAAAGGAGAAAGTTCTGCTTTATGCATACAACAGGCAAATTGCTTTCTGATTCAGTAACTGTGGTGAAAACAAGTATACTGTAAAAATAAAAGCTGTGCAGATGTAACGTGTATGTTGTGTTTGTCAAAAAGAACAAATAGCGTGAAGCTAATTGACGACGAACAAATTATTTCCCTTTAATCATTTCGAATCATCTGTCTCTGGTATCTGTCgctatttctttctgtctatctctgtctctgattttatctctgtctctctttctatctgtctctgcccttccccctctctgtccttatctatctatctatctatctatctatctgtctgtctgtctgtctgtctgttttttgtgtccCCGTCGTTTCAGTTTTCACCATTTCTCTCTGTCGATCTTAAACTGGGAAATGATAAATCGTTTGCGAgaatatgcttttgtgtgtgtgtgtgtgtgtgtgtgtgtgtgtgtgtgcgtgtgtgtttgcgtgtgtgtgtgtgtgtgtgtgcatgcgtgtgaacacTCGGGATACCAGACTGATTAATCATTCCCTTAGAAGTGAGGCCACCACCACGTCCCAGCAACGACAGTCCCCATGAATCTGCAcacaccaaagaccttgacaggaactcaCAGCGTAGGACAAGAACGGCCTCAGAATGGGGAACCTTTacgggtttttgtttttcttgttttgttattgttttaactGCTGATGATGTGTGAGGACAATGCTGTTGTGTGGGTTCATTTCAGTCCCGAGACAATGTGACAAAGCTGGACGCTACGCTTCGCTTGACAACATATCACGGTGTCAAACAGGCCCTGCAGGCACAGACACCTGTGCTAGTCAGTAAATTCTAGCAATATTTCCCGAATGCATCTGTAAAGTGGATGATGCTCAATTGCAtgttcccagtcttcccatccGAGCCCATAGCAGACCCTGCTCCGGGTAGGTGCCGTCCACAGGTTGAAAAACCCCTATCGGGGTTCGAACCTACATTCTCTCAGTGGTCATTTTTGTGATGACAACCACTTCCTTGTGAAGGCTGACTTGTCAGTCTTGCTTTTTGTTTGCAAacatttaattttcatttttagtTCAACAACATTATCAGACAGAACTACATCATTTCCAAGAACAAACATAAATAATTAAACAGGTCCTAGGATCGTTTCTGTTCcatgttttcttctcctttaccGTTCCACGGCCAGTTCACTGATAAATAATGATTACATGAGTGA of the Babylonia areolata isolate BAREFJ2019XMU chromosome 27, ASM4173473v1, whole genome shotgun sequence genome contains:
- the LOC143301550 gene encoding uncharacterized protein LOC143301550; the protein is MGKWEILFKVEKQPSSTGEVYVVVTKFIRHHRTGVCTISPSNAVTSSSNSVVRPSVLSQPPADTQCSIPSSSAAVSTSPVSSPPTSTASGTTLKGSSHSQDLSTSATPYLTSSSSLSAASGLDDGAEDKPSSTVIALAVALAVAVAALLVAVVVIMWLRRKIHTGTKRAETRTMGTDAIAPTPGTADPAEDTAGEPAPDEAIAPSLYDVTGELSPPNHYSSLQGTGHYDVIDTSATPQCDVSKTDAASYYNVGGNTQSSYYNVGGPIMSPDDANDDEKNVYEEQM